One part of the Amphiura filiformis chromosome 5, Afil_fr2py, whole genome shotgun sequence genome encodes these proteins:
- the LOC140151699 gene encoding uncharacterized protein produces MRGEERRGEERRGEARRGEARRAEQRRGEARREFLLGDADDNAEDANYDNDADDAADDDSDADAADYDADDADYDADDADDDFKAKHDYTVDPRADGTLDVHFQNVNFKCSHCDAFFPNTKLFTEHVGKVHLGVVSNVCHKSGETFEDDSLLRSHERTHISSNSTHTPLDSKHDECKLSDSFKCVSCGISCASETSLRKHATECQGTNCDKQQTESEQPKDHGRTSGKNFKEASIISNQYNDKDQRNCITTGHESTKSKPSSDDATGTASTIVKKEPTVFTENRNDTDPVSSESTVGGVQFQFICISCKRSFSNPNRLIRHHTKMHMNEVETGTQGGTKTKKSSKNKKQVSTAFTEQKGNNSSSPNCSSKSDNQIHKIKMGEASSSKQQKGILPKDKGVVSKKRDVVSKEKGVVSKESGVLPMKRGVVSKERSVVSKETGVVSKERSVVSIETGVVSNERQRQCPVCKEWFQDEATMEIHKDSHTTDKPYPCEQCQKSFTDLTKLIEHIKKDKTHPKPNNCPICDKFLKSSSSIPEHVISHYKIQPYSCTRCDKRFSAKTTLRAHMAWHDGKYKCDECGQHCQSKYILKLHKESHNDAKRKEKVTFNVQSTSISDNRIHTATTEEACAAHQRKTSMDTMKILQISHTSDKPYPCEPCHKSFTDLTKLIEHIKEDKTHQNPHNCHICDKVFKSSSSIPEHVISHFGRQPYSCTKCDKLFSFRTTLRAHMAWHDGRYKCDECGKHCQSKYILKLHKRKHSDIVLYTCQLCATGFKHEKSFKKHICLDKDKGGTRNEEAPKPFVCAHCGSSYRRRYALLVHERRNHGPTPPERFPCEHCDKSYLDKKTLKNHIMAVHSDNGNPFACLCVACGKTYVSKECLKIHEMAVHSTVKPFQCTTCKQRFWR; encoded by the exons ATGCGGGGCGAGGAGAggcgaggagaggagaggagaggagaggcgaGAAGAGGGGAGGCGAGGCGAGCAGAGCAGAGGCGAGGCGAGGCGAGGCGAg aatttctgctaggggatGCTGATGATAATGCTGAGGATGCCAATTATGataatgatgctgatgatgctgctgatgatgattctgatgcAGATGCTGCTGATTATGATGCCGATGATGCTGATTATGATGccgatgatgctgatgatgat TTTAAGGCCAAACATGACTACACAGTAGACCCCAGAGCAGATGGGACTCTTGATGTTCACTTTCAAAATGTCAACTTTAAATGTTCTCACTGTGATGCCTTTTTTCCAAACACAAAGCTCTTCACAGAGCATGTCGGAAAAGTTCATCTTGGCGTCGTCTCCAACGTGTGTCATAAATCCGGAGAAACTTTTGAAGATGATTCTTTACTGCGAAGCCATGAAAGGACACATATATCGTCCAACAGTACTCACACACCTCTTGATTCTAAACATGATGAATGCAAGTTATCAGATTCCTTCAAATGTGTGTCATGTGGTATCAGTTGTGCAAGTGAGACAAGTCTCAGAAAGCATGCCACAGAGTGTCAGGGGACCAATTGTGATAAACAACAGACTGAAAG TGAGCAGCCGAAAGATCATGGAAGAACATCTGGCAAGAATTTCAAAGAAGCTAGCATCATATCAAATCAATACAATGACAAAGACCAAAGAAACTGTATTACAACAGGACATGAATCCACAAAATCTAAGCCCTCTTCCGATGATGCAACAGGTACAGCTAGTACCATTGTCAAAAAAGAGCCTACAGTATTCACGGAAAATAGAAACGATACTGACCCGGTCAGTAGTGAGTCAACAGTAGGAGGCGTTCAGTTTCAGTTCATTTGTATTTCTTGCAAGAGGTCTTTTTCGAACCCCAATCGGTTGATCAGGCACCACACCAAAATGCACATGAATGAAGTTGAGACTGGCACACAAGGTGGTACTAAAACTAAAAAGTCCTCTAAGAATAAGAAACAAGTATCTACTGCTTTTACAGAGCAAAAGGGAAATAATTCTTCCAGTCCAAATTGTTCCTCAAAAAGTGACAACCAAATTCataaaattaaaatgggagaagcATCTTCTTCAAAGCAACAAAAGGGTATACTTCCTAAGGACAAGGGTGTGGTTTCTAAGAAAAGGGACGTGGTTTCTAAGGAAAAGGGTGTGGTTTCTAAGGAAAGTGGTGTGCTTCCTATGAAAAGGGGTGTGGTGTCCAAGGAAAGGAGTGTGGTTTCTAAGGAAACAGGTGTGGTTTCTAAGGAAAGGAGTGTGGTTTCTATAGAAACTGGTGTAGTTTCAAATGAAAGACAGCGCCAATGTCCGGTCTGCAAGGAATGGTTTCAGGATGAAGCTACAATGGAAATTCATAAAGATTCTCACACAACAGACAAGCCCTATCCATGTGAACAATGCCAGAAGTCTTTCACAGATCTGACTAAACTAATAGAGCACATCAAGAAAGACAAAACTCACCCAAAACCAAACAATTGTCCCATATGTGATAAATTCTTGAAAAGCAGTTCCAGTATACCAGAACATGTCATAAGTCACTACAAGATTCAGCCATACTCATGTACTAGGTGCGACAAACGGTTCTCCGCTAAGACAACTCTGAGAGCGCACATGGCGTGGCATGATGGCAAATATAAATGTGATGAATGCGGCCAACATTGTCAATCGAAGTATATTCTGAAGCTTCACAAAGAGTCACATAATGACGCAAAGAGAAAGGAAAAGGTAACATTTAATGTTCAAAGTACCTCAATAAGTGACAACAGGATTCATACAGCAACAACGGAAGAGGCGTGTGCTGCACATCAACGAAAGACATCTATGGATACAATGAAAATACTTCAAATCTCACACACATCGGACAAGCCCTATCCATGTGAACCATGTCACAAATCCTTCACAGATCTGACCAAACTAATAGAGCACATTAAAGAAGACAAAACTCACCAAAACCCACACAATTGTCACATATGTGATAAAGTCTTCAAAAGCAGTTCCAGTATACCAGAACATGTTATAAGTCACTTCGGACGGCAGCCCTACTCATGTACCAAGTGTGACAAACTGTTTTCGTTTAGGACAACTCTGCGGGCACACATGGCGTGGCATGATGGCAGATATAAATGTGATGAATGCGGGAAACATTGTCAATCAAAGTATATTCTGAAGCTTCACAAAAGGAAACATAGTGATATTGTACTCTACACATGTCAATTGTGCGCTACAGGATTTAAGCATGAGAAAAGTTTTAAGAAACACATTTGTTTGGACAAGGATAAGGGAGGCACCAGAAATGAGGAGGCTCCCAAACCATTTGTTTGTGCACACTGTGGGTCAAGTTATAGAAGACGGTACGCACTTTTGGTCCATGAACGTCGGAATCATGGACCAACACCACCTGAACGTTTTCCTTGTGAACATTGTGACAAAAGTTACTTGGACAAAAAGACACTGAAAAACCACATCATGGCAGTTCATTCTGATAATGGAAACCCATTTGCGTGTTTATGTGTTGCATGTGGTAAAACATACGTAAGTAAAGAATGTTTAAAAATCCATGAAATGGCTGTTCATTCTACGGTAAAGCCATTTCAATGCACAACATGTAAACAACGCTTTTGGCGCTAG